The Acinetobacter defluvii genome includes a region encoding these proteins:
- a CDS encoding NUDIX hydrolase, producing the protein MTSWIPHVTVATVVEKDGKFLFVEEHTEGVMHTVFNQPAGHVEYGESIVQAAIRETMEETGHAVEVDSLLGIYTYTPPMFPDRTYFRFCFLAHVLEYFPEAELDTGIIGPTWMTLDELIESARARSPLVIKAVQDALSGQKYPLSLIYEHQNSPFISNLDA; encoded by the coding sequence ATGACCTCTTGGATACCTCATGTTACTGTCGCGACTGTTGTCGAAAAAGACGGAAAATTTCTTTTTGTTGAAGAACATACCGAAGGTGTAATGCACACGGTATTTAACCAGCCTGCAGGTCATGTCGAATATGGTGAATCCATTGTTCAAGCCGCAATTCGTGAAACGATGGAAGAAACAGGTCATGCTGTCGAAGTCGATTCATTATTAGGAATTTACACTTATACCCCCCCAATGTTTCCAGATCGCACCTATTTTAGATTCTGTTTTTTAGCCCATGTGCTTGAATACTTCCCTGAAGCTGAACTGGATACAGGCATCATTGGACCAACGTGGATGACACTCGATGAATTGATCGAATCAGCACGTGCCCGCAGCCCATTGGTGATTAAAGCTGTACAAGATGCGCTTTCTGGGCAAAAATACCCACTTTCGCTCATCTATGAGCATCAAAACTCTCCTTTCATTTCAAATTTGGATGCTTAG
- a CDS encoding DUF2238 domain-containing protein: MIYYQLTLKHWLTLAVLAIAILFASIQPLEFESYLLHQVGTVLMLIMLFICLKKFGLSYSAFLLYILFLLIHVSAAHYLYSYVPYNAWIKAIFHFDLNQIMGWQRNMYDRLVHLVYGLFLYPFFYRLFQVWLPALTHKALFLITVQFIMASSLFYEWIEWWIAIGLSPEQAENYNGQQGDIWDAHKDMFLATLGAIFTGLVMLMTTNKNKKALD, translated from the coding sequence ATGATCTATTATCAACTTACCTTAAAACATTGGCTGACCTTAGCAGTACTTGCCATTGCCATTCTCTTTGCAAGTATCCAGCCTTTAGAGTTTGAGTCCTACCTGCTCCACCAAGTAGGCACAGTACTTATGCTGATCATGCTGTTTATTTGTTTAAAAAAATTTGGGCTAAGTTATTCTGCATTTTTACTCTATATTTTATTTTTACTGATCCACGTTTCTGCTGCCCATTATTTATATTCATACGTTCCTTATAATGCATGGATTAAAGCGATTTTCCATTTTGATTTAAATCAAATAATGGGTTGGCAACGGAATATGTATGATCGTTTGGTTCATCTCGTATATGGATTATTTCTGTACCCATTTTTTTATCGTTTATTTCAAGTGTGGTTACCTGCTTTAACGCATAAAGCATTATTTTTAATCACAGTGCAATTCATCATGGCAAGTAGTCTATTTTATGAGTGGATCGAATGGTGGATTGCCATTGGTTTATCGCCTGAACAAGCTGAAAATTATAATGGGCAACAAGGCGATATTTGGGATGCTCACAAAGATATGTTTTTAGCCACTCTTGGCGCGATATTTACAGGCTTAGTTATGTTAATGACGACTAATAAAAATAAAAAAGCACTCGATTGA
- the sohB gene encoding protease SohB has translation MLFHLPKLPAEIRVSHLNTRINEQRKKIAQTTASKLELLQLTQQFAKEARARKKTNQKIYVLDFKGDVQASAVENLREEITLILATAKAGRDRVVVRLESPGGMVHGYGLAAAQLVRLRDAGFHLTICVDKVAASGGYMMACIASEIISAPFAVVGSIGVVAQVPNFNRLLKEHNIDFELYTAGQYKRTVTMFGENTEEGKAKFEEELQQTHALFKHFVEKYRPQLNVEKVATGEHWYGEDALNLNLVEKLQTSDEYILSLLPQHDVYAIQTRRKPTLGEKLGLQAAQMADSLIPSMVNKLVDTFTQANANLVQMRDPKL, from the coding sequence ATGTTATTTCATTTACCTAAGTTGCCTGCTGAAATTCGTGTGAGTCATTTAAATACACGTATTAACGAACAACGAAAAAAAATTGCACAAACCACCGCATCAAAACTAGAGCTTTTACAGCTCACCCAACAATTTGCTAAAGAAGCCCGTGCACGTAAAAAGACCAATCAAAAAATTTATGTTTTAGATTTCAAAGGTGATGTACAAGCATCCGCAGTAGAAAATTTACGTGAAGAAATTACGTTGATTTTAGCAACGGCCAAAGCAGGGCGTGATCGTGTGGTGGTACGCCTAGAAAGTCCAGGTGGAATGGTACATGGTTATGGTTTAGCGGCAGCACAGTTGGTACGTTTGCGTGATGCAGGTTTTCATTTAACCATTTGTGTCGATAAAGTTGCAGCAAGTGGTGGTTATATGATGGCATGTATTGCTTCAGAGATTATTTCTGCGCCATTTGCTGTGGTTGGCTCAATCGGTGTTGTGGCTCAAGTACCTAATTTTAATCGTTTATTGAAAGAGCATAATATTGATTTTGAGTTATATACCGCAGGGCAATACAAACGTACTGTAACCATGTTTGGTGAAAATACGGAAGAAGGTAAAGCCAAGTTTGAAGAAGAGTTGCAACAAACCCATGCTTTGTTCAAACACTTTGTTGAAAAGTATCGTCCGCAGTTAAATGTAGAAAAAGTAGCAACAGGTGAGCATTGGTATGGTGAAGATGCTTTAAATCTTAATTTAGTAGAGAAGTTGCAAACTTCAGATGAATATATTCTGAGTTTGTTACCACAGCATGATGTATATGCGATTCAGACTCGCCGTAAACCAACTTTGGGTGAAAAGTTAGGTTTACAAGCTGCGCAAATGGCAGATAGTTTAATTCCATCTATGGTGAATAAATTAGTGGATACTTTTACCCAAGCGAATGCCAATTTAGTGCAAATGCGTGATCCTAAACTTTGA
- the grxD gene encoding Grx4 family monothiol glutaredoxin: MTEQARDTEALIRDQIAKHAVLLYMKGTPQFPQCGFSARAVEALSQIGRPFAYVNIMENPDIRAILPQIANWPTFPQLWINGELIGGSDIMLEMFQNGELKPLVEQYSPAPDA; encoded by the coding sequence ATGACTGAACAAGCGCGTGATACAGAAGCGTTAATTCGCGACCAAATTGCTAAACATGCTGTACTTCTTTATATGAAAGGCACACCACAATTCCCACAATGTGGTTTTTCTGCGCGTGCAGTAGAAGCACTTAGCCAAATCGGTCGTCCATTTGCTTATGTTAATATCATGGAAAATCCAGATATTCGTGCAATTTTGCCACAAATTGCAAACTGGCCTACATTCCCACAATTATGGATCAATGGCGAGTTGATCGGTGGCAGTGATATTATGCTGGAAATGTTCCAAAATGGCGAGTTAAAACCATTAGTTGAACAATACAGCCCAGCGCCTGACGCTTAA
- the hflD gene encoding high frequency lysogenization protein HflD codes for MVDLPFQQPQTLNQRQNKALALAAVFQATQLTHMTAMSGRQSIGESGNFYFEQLIKASLNIRPQDNQSSQTLDFFCKLSDISLGLKTLEGSITQPFNPAPKSKIPKLSNAKLPMSYAMALLALEKKVYGNPKFVEIIEKSQQKILKQLSFFDNDYTHPSIIANLAQTYVDTAGQINPRILVRGNAEAFKDPSHTNRIRACLFTGLQMAHLWRQLGGSSWAMIFSKRKLLRDIQELARLQYQVA; via the coding sequence ATGGTTGATCTTCCCTTTCAACAGCCTCAAACTTTGAATCAGCGCCAAAATAAAGCTTTGGCGTTGGCAGCAGTGTTTCAAGCAACACAGCTTACCCATATGACAGCAATGTCAGGACGTCAAAGTATTGGTGAAAGTGGTAATTTCTATTTTGAGCAACTCATTAAAGCCAGCCTAAATATCCGCCCACAAGATAATCAATCCTCACAAACTTTAGACTTTTTCTGTAAATTATCTGATATTTCCTTAGGCTTAAAAACTTTAGAAGGCAGCATTACCCAACCCTTTAATCCCGCACCAAAGTCTAAAATTCCCAAATTATCTAATGCCAAACTCCCTATGTCCTATGCGATGGCATTATTAGCCTTAGAAAAAAAAGTCTATGGCAATCCTAAATTTGTCGAAATCATTGAAAAATCTCAACAAAAAATATTAAAACAATTGTCTTTTTTCGATAATGACTATACCCATCCCAGTATTATTGCCAATCTTGCACAGACCTATGTCGATACTGCAGGACAAATCAATCCTCGTATTTTAGTGCGTGGCAATGCCGAAGCATTTAAAGACCCTTCACATACCAACCGTATTCGTGCCTGTCTATTTACAGGGTTACAAATGGCGCACCTTTGGCGTCAGCTCGGTGGTAGTTCTTGGGCAATGATTTTTAGCAAACGTAAATTGCTACGAGATATTCAAGAGCTTGCTCGCCTTCAATATCAGGTTGCATAA
- the purB gene encoding adenylosuccinate lyase yields the protein MNALTALSPLDGRYASKCDALRPFLSEFGLIHARVTVEVRWLQALANRPEITEVPPFSAETNAALDAIVANFSEDNANRIKEIERTTNHDVKAVEYFLKEQIANIAELKNAGEFIHFACTSEDINNLSHALMLKNGRAVLVESMQQIVDAIASLAETHAEQPMLSRTHGQTASPTTLGKEMANVAYRLARQIKQFNQVELLGKINGAVGNYNAHYSAYPEINWPAHSQAFVESLGLTFNPYTTQIEPHDYIAELFDALRRFNTILIDFNRDVWGYISLGFFKQRLKEGEVGSSTMPHKVNPIDFENSEGNLGIANAVLAHLGEKLPISRWQRDLTDSTVLRNMGVGLAQSLIAFEACLKGIGKLELNAARLLEDLDHAQEVLAEPIQTVMRRYNVEKPYEKLKALTRGQAMTRDMMVDFVNGNELEAVPAADRARLAEMTPATYTGNAADQAKQIKDLIAKL from the coding sequence ATGAACGCTTTAACTGCACTTTCGCCATTAGATGGACGCTATGCGAGCAAATGTGATGCTCTCCGTCCTTTCCTCTCTGAGTTTGGTTTGATCCATGCTCGTGTGACTGTTGAAGTGCGTTGGTTACAAGCGCTTGCGAACCGTCCTGAAATCACAGAAGTTCCTCCTTTTTCAGCAGAAACTAACGCTGCTTTAGATGCGATTGTTGCAAACTTCTCAGAAGACAATGCCAACCGCATTAAAGAAATCGAACGCACCACCAACCATGATGTGAAAGCGGTTGAATATTTCTTAAAAGAACAAATTGCGAACATCGCAGAACTTAAAAATGCAGGTGAATTCATTCACTTTGCATGTACGTCTGAAGACATCAATAACTTGTCACATGCTTTAATGTTGAAAAATGGTCGTGCTGTACTTGTTGAATCAATGCAACAAATCGTTGATGCAATTGCGAGTTTAGCTGAAACCCATGCAGAACAACCAATGTTGTCACGTACCCATGGTCAAACGGCTAGCCCAACCACTTTGGGTAAAGAAATGGCGAACGTGGCTTACCGTTTAGCACGCCAAATCAAACAATTTAACCAAGTTGAGTTGCTAGGTAAAATTAACGGTGCTGTAGGTAACTACAATGCACACTACTCTGCTTATCCTGAAATCAACTGGCCTGCACACTCGCAAGCATTTGTTGAATCTTTAGGTTTAACGTTTAACCCATATACCACACAAATCGAGCCACACGATTATATCGCTGAGTTATTTGATGCTTTACGTCGTTTCAACACGATCTTGATCGACTTTAACCGTGACGTTTGGGGCTATATCTCACTCGGCTTCTTCAAACAACGCTTGAAAGAAGGCGAAGTGGGTTCTTCAACCATGCCACATAAAGTCAATCCAATTGATTTCGAAAACTCTGAAGGTAACTTAGGCATTGCCAATGCTGTATTGGCACATTTAGGCGAAAAACTACCAATTTCTCGTTGGCAACGTGACTTAACAGACTCTACAGTGCTTCGTAATATGGGGGTAGGCTTGGCGCAAAGTTTAATTGCGTTTGAAGCTTGCTTAAAAGGCATCGGTAAACTTGAGTTAAATGCAGCACGTTTACTTGAAGATTTGGATCATGCACAAGAAGTTTTGGCTGAACCCATTCAAACCGTTATGCGTCGCTACAATGTTGAAAAACCATACGAAAAATTAAAAGCACTGACACGTGGGCAAGCCATGACTCGTGACATGATGGTTGATTTTGTTAATGGTAATGAGCTTGAAGCTGTGCCTGCTGCAGATCGTGCTCGTTTAGCCGAAATGACACCTGCCACCTATACAGGCAATGCAGCAGATCAAGCAAAACAAATCAAAGATTTGATTGCTAAGCTCTAA
- the mnmA gene encoding tRNA 2-thiouridine(34) synthase MnmA produces the protein MQQRVIVGMSGGVDSSVSAALLLQQGYQVEGLFMKNWEEDDGTEYCTAMEDLADAQAVCDKIGIKLHTANFAMEYWDRVFEHFLKEYAAGRTPNPDILCNKEIKFRAFLDHAVNLGADFIATGHYCRRGETLINSRGEEYAPLLRGVDQNKDQTYFLHAVHGREINKTLFPVGEIEKPQVRKIAEELGLATAKKKDSTGICFIGERRFNDFLKQYLPAQPGKIVLDTGKEVGEHHGLMYYTLGQRGGIGLGGLKGAEEGAWFVLHKDIANNRLVIGQGHEHPLMQSTILWSEAIDWVAGEQDIPEAGFKCTAKTRYRQPDQMCTLFKDPSTPNGVRVEFDEPQRAVTPGQSVVFYAGEICLGGGVIHHTNAPKPDFID, from the coding sequence ATGCAACAACGTGTCATCGTCGGTATGTCGGGTGGTGTAGATTCATCTGTTTCTGCTGCGCTTTTACTTCAACAAGGTTATCAGGTTGAAGGGCTTTTCATGAAAAACTGGGAAGAAGATGATGGCACGGAATATTGTACGGCAATGGAAGATCTTGCTGATGCACAAGCCGTGTGTGACAAAATCGGGATTAAGCTACATACCGCAAATTTTGCCATGGAATATTGGGATCGTGTCTTTGAACATTTCTTAAAAGAATATGCTGCAGGTCGTACACCAAACCCAGATATTTTATGTAATAAAGAAATTAAATTCCGTGCATTTTTAGACCATGCGGTGAACTTGGGTGCAGACTTTATTGCGACGGGACATTATTGTCGTCGTGGGGAAACCTTGATCAATAGCCGTGGTGAAGAATATGCACCTTTACTGCGTGGCGTAGATCAAAATAAAGATCAAACTTATTTCTTGCATGCTGTACATGGTCGTGAAATTAACAAGACTTTGTTTCCTGTCGGGGAAATCGAAAAACCACAAGTACGTAAAATTGCAGAAGAACTTGGCTTAGCAACGGCTAAGAAAAAAGATTCTACAGGGATTTGTTTTATTGGTGAACGTCGTTTTAATGACTTTTTAAAGCAATATTTGCCTGCCCAACCTGGAAAAATTGTCCTTGATACAGGAAAAGAGGTTGGTGAACATCATGGCTTAATGTACTATACGCTCGGTCAGCGTGGTGGGATTGGCTTAGGCGGTCTTAAAGGTGCTGAAGAAGGGGCATGGTTCGTTCTACATAAGGATATTGCCAATAACCGTTTAGTGATCGGTCAAGGTCATGAACATCCTCTCATGCAAAGTACCATTTTATGGTCAGAGGCGATTGATTGGGTTGCTGGTGAGCAGGACATTCCTGAAGCTGGTTTTAAATGTACTGCGAAAACACGTTACCGCCAGCCCGATCAAATGTGTACTTTATTTAAAGATCCAAGTACGCCGAACGGGGTACGTGTGGAGTTTGATGAACCTCAACGTGCGGTCACACCTGGTCAAAGCGTGGTGTTCTATGCAGGTGAAATCTGCTTAGGTGGTGGCGTGATTCATCATACCAATGCACCAAAGCCTGATTTTATTGACTAA
- a CDS encoding AraC family transcriptional regulator produces the protein MNQKATVNGAIAGMFRDFLTEQNIQNVELFRYMQSWQPDDRVQLTELGFILHSISQLHPRDALGLKIAQHFQPSYSGVLGYLILHSRDFEQAILQFKKYYALMWDGFVVDIIENDQTLKIQWNVPQLEDYADNSILMNTIRIGYELGISCFMQMLWQLNPDEKTLKPQYIELPGAMPKNIFIYESFFNCPLYFQCKVGAIIFEKNNLKQPINLSHDYFIALYHRQAEAQLKYMHHLHITPENTILNKVQKALALGIDQGSPTLDFVAKEMAISKSKLLNLLREQKLNFKTILASMRLELAKTYIQDEQLSLSDIASLLSFSEQSALNHFFKRHTGMTPNQYRKSKHN, from the coding sequence ATGAATCAAAAAGCAACAGTGAATGGCGCTATTGCAGGCATGTTCCGTGATTTTCTAACAGAACAAAATATTCAAAATGTAGAATTATTTCGCTACATGCAGTCTTGGCAGCCTGATGATCGGGTGCAACTCACTGAATTGGGTTTTATTCTGCATTCTATTTCCCAACTGCATCCTCGCGATGCTTTGGGCTTAAAAATCGCACAACATTTTCAACCTTCTTATTCAGGAGTCTTAGGTTATTTAATTTTACATAGTCGTGATTTTGAGCAGGCTATTTTGCAATTTAAAAAATATTATGCGCTGATGTGGGATGGTTTTGTGGTTGATATTATTGAAAATGATCAAACACTTAAAATTCAATGGAATGTGCCACAACTTGAAGACTATGCTGACAATAGTATATTGATGAATACTATCCGTATCGGGTATGAACTAGGTATCAGTTGTTTTATGCAAATGTTGTGGCAACTCAACCCAGATGAAAAAACTTTGAAACCACAATATATTGAACTACCTGGTGCAATGCCAAAAAACATCTTTATTTACGAATCCTTTTTTAACTGCCCCCTGTATTTTCAATGCAAAGTCGGAGCTATCATTTTTGAAAAAAACAATCTAAAGCAACCAATTAATCTGAGTCATGACTATTTTATAGCGCTATATCATCGCCAAGCTGAGGCGCAACTTAAATACATGCATCATTTGCATATTACCCCTGAAAATACAATATTAAATAAAGTACAAAAAGCGTTAGCTTTGGGGATTGATCAAGGTTCACCGACACTTGATTTTGTGGCAAAAGAAATGGCGATTTCCAAATCTAAATTGCTGAATCTATTACGTGAACAGAAATTAAATTTTAAAACTATTTTAGCCTCAATGCGTCTTGAACTCGCAAAAACCTATATTCAGGATGAGCAGCTCTCGCTATCCGATATTGCAAGTTTATTATCATTTTCAGAGCAAAGTGCCTTAAATCATTTCTTTAAGCGACACACGGGAATGACACCCAATCAATATCGGAAATCTAAACACAATTAA
- a CDS encoding oxygenase MpaB family protein: MSESSIHFDLNAINTNFKDHGLFGPNSISWKVWSHPAAFIGLTRSFYIEVLASIDAAAALSDRATYKSDPIGRLSRTMTYFLTVIFADTETVSKANQRLFKLHSHIKGDIPLTGQQYSALDPLLVVGTHLITWHSVYYAYEKLVGKLPAKEEAQFFRESVQYLISLQEVYPNLSIETVKESARKHGYAMEKIGDLTDLPQTRQEFRTYIQLTNSKAAITQQTRDIINILLDPSGVETDDQVMQMILKFYPVLKTIVVALTPKEICKLAGLPRSAMKDKIAIQSGKALVKAMQAPAVLKIFQEKIAMQGYQLMHQAMIYSKNPSSTESLQKIA, from the coding sequence ATGTCTGAATCCTCTATTCATTTCGATTTAAATGCTATAAATACCAACTTTAAAGATCATGGATTATTTGGTCCTAACTCAATCAGCTGGAAAGTTTGGTCTCATCCTGCTGCGTTCATCGGACTCACACGATCATTTTATATCGAAGTTTTGGCAAGTATTGATGCTGCTGCAGCACTATCAGATCGTGCAACCTATAAATCCGACCCGATTGGGCGTTTAAGTCGTACCATGACCTATTTTCTAACTGTGATTTTTGCAGATACTGAAACCGTAAGCAAAGCCAATCAACGCCTGTTTAAGTTACATTCTCATATAAAAGGTGATATTCCACTGACAGGACAACAGTATAGTGCCCTCGATCCTTTATTGGTGGTAGGTACACATTTGATCACGTGGCATTCGGTTTATTATGCCTATGAAAAACTTGTAGGAAAGTTACCTGCTAAAGAAGAAGCGCAATTTTTTAGGGAAAGTGTGCAATATCTGATTTCTTTACAGGAAGTTTATCCTAATTTGAGTATTGAAACCGTCAAGGAAAGTGCCCGTAAACATGGTTATGCAATGGAAAAAATTGGCGATTTGACTGATCTTCCACAGACACGTCAAGAGTTTCGTACCTATATTCAGCTCACCAATAGTAAAGCAGCCATCACCCAACAAACGCGTGACATTATCAACATCTTGCTTGATCCATCAGGCGTTGAAACTGATGATCAAGTCATGCAAATGATTTTAAAATTTTATCCTGTGCTGAAAACCATTGTCGTTGCTTTAACGCCAAAAGAAATTTGCAAACTTGCAGGACTGCCACGTTCAGCTATGAAAGATAAAATTGCGATTCAATCAGGCAAAGCTTTAGTCAAAGCCATGCAAGCGCCTGCCGTGCTGAAAATATTTCAAGAAAAAATAGCGATGCAAGGTTATCAACTGATGCATCAAGCAATGATTTACTCCAAAAATCCAAGTTCTACTGAAAGTTTGCAGAAAATTGCATAA
- a CDS encoding cell envelope integrity protein TolA — MKDFNKPQSKENAIALGFTVGVHVVALVGLLFLGMSKPLEPPKQIKTVLVKPEDIPPPEAEPLEITDANETADSTVAENVQQTAEPVTDAPNIPIIALPLPTPTPKVDMQKAAAEAKAAEAEQKAAAEAAKAKAKAADAARLKAAEAEKARLDAAEKIRQAKNDAERAKAEANAKAKAEAAAAAKREAVEKARAEANEKARQAKAEAAAKAKQEANAKAKADAAEKARQDRAAKLAQEKAAQAAKAKQEAAEKAKREKADAAAKAKQEAADKAKREKADAAAKAKQEAADKAKREKADAAAKAKQEANEKAKADAAAKAEAKRKADTEAKEKAAAEAKATAAQKANEEAAAKKAEAKKIASSAKRDFENKVRSAWRMPSNSSGQKASARVTLTDSGAVASVVVNASDPDVKASVEQAVRNAAPFPMPSDPDARREARSFTANFTVK, encoded by the coding sequence ATCCAAAGAAAATGCGATTGCACTTGGGTTCACCGTTGGTGTCCATGTCGTGGCGCTTGTTGGCTTACTTTTTTTGGGTATGAGTAAACCACTTGAACCACCTAAGCAGATCAAAACGGTATTGGTCAAACCTGAAGATATTCCACCACCAGAAGCTGAGCCTTTGGAAATTACAGATGCAAACGAAACTGCGGATAGCACTGTTGCCGAAAATGTTCAACAAACGGCTGAACCTGTAACGGATGCACCAAACATTCCAATCATAGCCCTACCTCTTCCAACACCAACGCCTAAAGTTGACATGCAAAAGGCAGCGGCTGAGGCAAAAGCCGCTGAAGCTGAACAAAAGGCAGCCGCTGAAGCAGCAAAAGCCAAAGCCAAAGCTGCTGATGCAGCACGCTTAAAAGCAGCAGAAGCAGAAAAAGCTCGTCTAGACGCTGCCGAAAAAATTCGCCAAGCTAAAAATGATGCTGAAAGAGCTAAAGCTGAAGCAAATGCCAAAGCCAAGGCAGAAGCTGCAGCCGCAGCTAAACGTGAAGCAGTCGAAAAAGCGAGAGCGGAAGCCAATGAAAAAGCACGTCAGGCAAAAGCAGAAGCTGCTGCAAAAGCGAAACAAGAAGCAAATGCAAAGGCTAAAGCGGATGCTGCTGAAAAAGCACGCCAAGATCGTGCTGCAAAATTAGCACAGGAAAAAGCTGCACAAGCTGCTAAAGCCAAGCAAGAGGCTGCAGAAAAAGCGAAACGTGAAAAAGCTGATGCTGCTGCAAAAGCTAAGCAAGAGGCTGCGGACAAAGCCAAACGTGAAAAAGCTGACGCTGCTGCTAAAGCTAAGCAAGAGGCTGCGGACAAAGCCAAACGTGAAAAAGCTGACGCTGCTGCCAAAGCCAAGCAAGAGGCAAATGAAAAAGCCAAAGCGGATGCTGCTGCAAAAGCAGAGGCAAAACGTAAAGCAGATACAGAAGCCAAAGAGAAAGCAGCCGCTGAAGCCAAAGCCACTGCTGCTCAAAAAGCCAATGAAGAAGCTGCAGCAAAAAAAGCGGAAGCAAAAAAAATTGCATCTTCTGCAAAACGTGATTTTGAAAACAAAGTCCGTAGTGCTTGGCGTATGCCTAGTAATTCTTCTGGACAAAAAGCATCGGCACGTGTCACTTTAACAGACAGTGGAGCTGTAGCTTCAGTGGTTGTCAATGCTTCTGATCCAGATGTAAAAGCCAGTGTTGAACAAGCGGTACGAAATGCTGCGCCCTTCCCTATGCCATCTGATCCAGATGCACGACGTGAAGCACGTAGTTTTACAGCTAATTTTACAGTCAAATAA
- a CDS encoding aspartate aminotransferase family protein, protein MNNITLAPVQTDQPSHLMPVFSRQPISFVRGRGSYLYTEDGTEYLDALTGIAVCGLGHAHPVLAEAIADQAATLIHTSNIYEVPWQTAAAQKLAEVSGMEEIFFSNSGAESNEGAIKIARKFGHMQGVAHPKIIVADHSFHGRTLATLSATGNKKVQEGFAPLVEGFIRVPFGDIEAIEEAAIQHPDIVAILVEPIQGEGGVNTAPQGFSYLEEIRHICNQHNWLMMLDEVQTGNGRTGKYFAYQHTNIVPDVLTTAKGLGNGFPIGAVMTQGRGVGVLTAGNHGSTYSGTHLGSRIVYTVIDLIQKENIVENAANIGTYLVDQFRSQLAEQNVIVRGFGMMIGIELPKDCAELVNIARDEHKLIINVTSGNVVRLLPALNMNKEQADDLLQRLVPAIKNFVA, encoded by the coding sequence ATGAACAACATTACCCTCGCTCCGGTACAAACTGATCAACCATCGCATTTGATGCCTGTATTTAGCCGTCAACCGATCAGCTTTGTACGAGGACGAGGTTCTTATCTTTATACCGAAGATGGCACTGAATATTTAGATGCTTTAACCGGAATTGCGGTGTGTGGTTTGGGTCATGCACACCCTGTGCTTGCTGAAGCAATTGCCGATCAAGCTGCGACCTTGATTCATACGAGTAATATCTATGAAGTGCCTTGGCAAACTGCGGCTGCACAAAAACTTGCAGAAGTGTCAGGTATGGAAGAAATTTTCTTCTCTAACAGTGGTGCAGAATCCAACGAAGGTGCGATCAAAATTGCCCGTAAATTTGGTCATATGCAAGGTGTGGCTCACCCTAAAATTATTGTCGCTGATCATTCTTTTCATGGTCGTACGCTTGCTACATTGTCTGCAACAGGCAATAAAAAAGTTCAAGAAGGTTTTGCACCTTTGGTCGAAGGTTTTATCCGTGTACCTTTTGGTGATATTGAAGCCATTGAAGAAGCTGCGATTCAGCATCCAGATATTGTAGCGATTTTGGTTGAACCGATCCAAGGTGAAGGCGGTGTAAACACTGCTCCGCAAGGCTTTAGCTATCTTGAAGAGATTCGCCACATTTGTAACCAACACAACTGGCTCATGATGTTGGATGAAGTACAAACGGGGAATGGTCGTACAGGTAAATACTTTGCCTATCAACATACCAACATCGTACCAGACGTTTTAACCACTGCAAAAGGTTTAGGCAATGGTTTTCCGATCGGTGCGGTGATGACACAAGGTCGTGGTGTTGGGGTGCTAACTGCGGGTAATCATGGTTCTACTTATAGCGGTACGCATTTAGGTTCACGTATTGTCTATACCGTGATTGATTTAATCCAAAAAGAAAATATCGTTGAAAATGCTGCTAATATTGGTACATATTTGGTTGATCAATTCCGTAGCCAACTTGCTGAGCAAAATGTAATTGTACGTGGTTTTGGTATGATGATCGGTATTGAATTACCGAAAGATTGTGCCGAGTTGGTCAATATTGCCCGTGATGAACACAAACTTATCATTAATGTAACCTCAGGTAATGTGGTACGTTTACTTCCTGCGCTAAATATGAACAAAGAACAAGCGGATGATTTACTACAACGTTTGGTG